Proteins encoded together in one Zonotrichia leucophrys gambelii isolate GWCS_2022_RI chromosome 1, RI_Zleu_2.0, whole genome shotgun sequence window:
- the KCNE3 gene encoding potassium voltage-gated channel subfamily E member 3 → MERTNGTEPWQRSLQAVLSALNRSLHGAGPCPGQPPASPVPRDPRRDANAYMYILFVMTLFAATVGSLILGYTRSRRVDKRSDPYHVYIKNRVSMI, encoded by the coding sequence ATGGAGCGCACGAACGGCACGGAGCCGTGGCAGCGCAGCCTGCAGGCCGTGCTGAGCGCCCTGAACCGGAGCCTGCAcggggccgggccgtgcccggGGCAGCCCCCGGCCTCGCCGGTGCCCCGGGACCCGCGGCGCGACGCCAACGCCTACATGTACATCCTGTTCGTCATGACGCTCTTCGCCGCCACCGTGGGCAGCCTCATCCTGGGCTACACCCGCTCCCGCCGCGTGGACAAGCGCAGCGACCCCTACCACGTCTACATCAAGAACAGGGTCTCCATGATCTGA
- the LIPT2 gene encoding octanoyl-[acyl-carrier-protein]:protein N-octanoyltransferase LIPT2, mitochondrial gives MSPRAMPVRVLRLGAVPYAEALRVQERCVAALRAARGGAGRPLPLPVPVPVPVAAESVVLSEPLQPVYTWGLRGAPGAAAAAALRARGAALVAARRGGHITFHGPGQLLAFPVLDLRRRRLPLRAYVAGLEALVLRLCRRLGLGTARALPPPYTGVWMGDSKLCAIGVHCGNHITSHGLALNCCTDLSWFEHIVPCGLEGKGVTSLSRELGQHVAVSQVLQPFLDSFQEVFECTLVSSEDPGD, from the exons ATGTCCCCGCGGGCCATGCCGGTGCGTGTGCTGCGGCTGGGCGCGGTGCCGTACGCGGAGGCGCTGCGGGTGCAGGAGCGCTGCGTGGCGGCGctgcgggcggcgcggggcggcgcggggcggccgctgccgctgccggtgccggtgccggtgccggtggcGGCGGAGAGCGTGGTGCTGAGCGAGCCGCTGCAGCCCGTGTACACCTGGGGGCTGCGGGGCGCgccgggcgcggcggcggcggcggcgctgcgggcgcggggcgcggcgcTGGtggcggcgcggcgcggcgggcaCATCACCTTCCACGGGCCGGGACAGCTGCTCGCCTTCCCCGTGCTCGAcctgcgccgccgccgcctgccCCTGCGCGCCTACGTGGCCGGGCTGGAGGCGCTGGTGCTGCGGCTGTGCCGCCGCCTCGGGCTGGGCACGGcccgggcgctgccgccgccctaCACCGGGGTCTGGATGGGCGACAGCAAGCTCTGCGCCATCG GTGTGCACTGCGGGAACCACATCACCTCGCACGGGCTGGCGCTCAACTGCTGCACCGACCTCTCGTGGTTCGAGCACATCGTGCCCTGCGGGCTGGAGGGCAAGGGCGTCACCTCGCTCAGCCGCGAGCTGGGGCAGCACGTCGCCGTCAGCCAGgtcctccagcccttcctcgACTCCTTCCAGGAGGTGTTCGAGTGCACTTTGGTCTCCTCAGAGGACCCCGGGGACTAG